Proteins from one Cellulosilyticum lentocellum DSM 5427 genomic window:
- a CDS encoding BlaI/MecI/CopY family transcriptional regulator: protein MEQIKRLPDAELEIMKIIWEANEEVTSAYIMKQLKGVKTWGNTTVLNFLARLVERGFIQSERVGKSNVYTAIMDEKCYLQNESKSFLERLHGNSVKSLIAALYNGHTITEQDLKELKDFIDENTREG, encoded by the coding sequence ATGGAGCAGATAAAGAGATTACCAGATGCAGAATTAGAGATTATGAAAATTATATGGGAAGCTAATGAGGAAGTAACCTCAGCTTATATTATGAAGCAATTAAAAGGTGTGAAGACTTGGGGAAATACGACAGTACTCAATTTCTTGGCACGTTTAGTAGAGAGGGGATTTATACAAAGTGAGCGTGTAGGTAAATCTAATGTTTATACAGCCATTATGGATGAAAAGTGTTATTTACAAAATGAAAGCAAATCTTTTCTTGAAAGACTACATGGTAATTCTGTAAAAAGTCTTATAGCAGCTTTATACAATGGACATACTATTACAGAGCAAGATTTAAAGGAACTGAAAGATTTTATTGATGAAAATACAAGGGAGGGCTAA